A window from Salarias fasciatus chromosome 11, fSalaFa1.1, whole genome shotgun sequence encodes these proteins:
- the wdtc1 gene encoding WD and tetratricopeptide repeats protein 1 — protein MLCGEAMTTFNITRDILHRQIRDNRAPSFQRSYHVTDPFIKRLGLDAELQGHTGCVNCLEWNERGDLLASGSDDQHAIIWDPFRHKKLTTMHTGHAANIFSVKFLPHSGDRILVTGAADTKVHVHDLTVKETIHMFSDHTNRVKRIATAPMWPNTFWSAAEDGIIRQYDLRESSKHSEVLIDLTEFCGQLIEAKCLAVNPRDNNYLAVGANGPFVRLYDIRMIHNYRKSMSQGSSAAVHTFCDRQKPIPDGAGQYYVAGHLPVKLPDYNNRLRVLVATYVTFSPDGTELLVNMGGEQVYLFDLTFKQRPYTFLLPKKCQSSAGDVQNGKTTNGIHLSTSHLHFAGNKLHSSSTELPPHLERIKQQANDAFARQQWTQAIELYSLGIHQASCNAMLYGNRAAAYMKRKWDGDHYDALRDCLRALTLNPAHLKAHFRLARCLFELKYVTEALECLDDFKGKFPEQAHSSACDALDKDIKAALFSKTESADDKKSNSSVRFHSFGRKESIPEDELVLRERSFDYKHRYCGHCNTTTDIKEANFFGSKGQYIVSGSDDGSFFIWEKETTNLVRILQGDESIVNCLQPHPSYCFLATSGIDPVVRLWNPRPETDSDNGRVVEDMEGAAQANQRRMNADPLEVMLLNMGYRITGLRGVGPDGSDDEDSSEGQVQCRPS, from the exons ATGTTGTGTGGTGAGGCCATGACTACTTTCAACATCACCAGAGATATCCTGCACAGGCAGATCAGG GACAACAGAGCGCCCAGCTTCCAAAGGTCCTACCATGTGACTGACCCCTTCATCAAAAGACTTGGGCTGGATGCTGAGCTTCAG GGCCATACGGGCTGCGTGAACTGTTTGGAATGGAACGAACGAGGAGA TTTGCTGGCTTCAGGGTCGGATGATCAACATGCCATCATCTGGGACCCATTCAGGCACAAGAAGCTTACAACTATGCACACAGGCCATGCAGCAAATATATTTTCTGTCAAG tTCCTCCCTCACTCCGGAGACAGAATTCTGGTCACAGGCGCTGCTGACACTAAGGTGCACGTGCACGACCTCACCGTGAAGGAGACCATCCACATGTTTTCTGACCACACTAACAGAGTGAAGCGCATTGCCACAGCGCCCATGTGGCCCAACACCTTCTGGAGCGCCGCGGAAGACGGGATAATCCG ACAGTACGACCTGAGGGAGAGCAGCAAACATTCCGAGGTGCTGATCGACCTGACGGAGTTCTGCGGTCAGCTGATTGAAGCCAAGTGTCTGGCGGTCAACCCACGGGACAACAACTATCTGGCTGTGGGAGCCAACGGGCCGTTCGTCCGTCTCTACGACATCAGGATGATTCACAACTACAG GAAATCGATGAGTCAAGGCTCATCGGCAGCCGTGCACACGTTCTGCGACAGGCAGAAACCCATCCCAGATGGAGCCGGGCAGTATTATGTTGCAG GGCATTTGCCTGTGAAGCTCCCAGACTACAATAACCGCCTCAGGGTGCTGGTGGCCACCTATGTGACTTTCAGTCCGGACGGCACCGAGCTGCTGGTGAACATGGGAGGAGAACAG GTGTATCTGTTTGACTTGACATTTAAACAGAGGCCATATACCTTCCTGCTTCCAAAAAAATGCCAGTCTTCAGCAG GTGATGTACAAAATGGGAAGACCACCAATGGAATTCATCTTTCAACCAGCCATTTACACTTTGCTGGAAATAAATTGCACTCTAG ttctACTGAGCTCCCTCCTCACTTGGAAAGGATAAAACAACAAGCTAACGACGCGTTTGCGAGGCAGCAGTGGACGCAGGCCATCGAACTGTACAGCTTGGGCATTCATCAGGCCAGCTGCAACGCCATGCTTTATGGTAACCGGGCTGCAGCGTACATGAAACGCAAGTG GGATGGAGACCATTACGACGCCCTCAGGGACTGTCTGAGGGCCCTGACGTTAAACCCCGCCCATCTGAAAGCACATTTCAGGCTGGCACGCTGTCTGTTTGAGCTGAAGTATGTGACTGAGGCTCTGGAGTGTCTGGATGATTTCAAAGGAAAGTTTCCCGAGCAGGCGCACAGCAGTGCCTGTGATGCCTTAGATAAAGACATCAAGGCCGCTCTCTTCTCAAAGACAGAGTCAG CTGACGATAAGAAGTCCAACAGCTCCGTTCGATTCCACTCATTCGGCCGTAAGGAGTCCATTCCTGAGGATGAGCTGGTGTTGAGGGAGCGCAGCTTTGACTACAAGCACAGATACTGCGGACACTGCAACACCACCACTGATATCAAAGAGGCCAACTTCTTTGGAAG CAAAGGTCAGTACATTGTCAGCGGCTCGGACGACGGCTCCTTCTTCATCTGGGAGAAAGAGACGACTAACCTGGTGAGGATTCTGCAGGGAGATGAGTCCATAGTCAACTGCCTGCAGCCCCACCCCAGCTACTGCTTCTTGGCAACAAGCGGGATCGATCCTGTGGTGCGATTATGGAACCCCAGACCAGAG ACGGACAGCGACAACGGGCGAGtcgtggaggacatggagggaGCCGCTCAGGCGAATCAGCGGCGCATGAACGCCGATCCGCTGGAGGTCATGCTGCTCAACATGGGCTACCGCATCACGGGCCTGCGCGGCGTCGGCCCCGACGGCTCGGACGACGAGGACAGCTCAGAAGGACAAGTGCAGTGCAGGCCGAGCTAA
- the kdf1a gene encoding keratinocyte differentiation factor 1, whose product MPGHSTGAPQGSRHHTSHNPSSRTDKYRQSRSASKESAASQDSYRDPHGDHLREHHVDPSRYSENKYSRSRGHPRNGTARGSETIGFIPGSADNAPPSRHACGSCASMGWSGCKAVICCVLTCGFYGSREPCLPVNESSTDHPPKPSEPHPPNGIAVSNPTCGVPLEPSKTPKASKLPISESFRYHDVRIAGQTVKYPVAAPKRTRAPTKGENQRPVSNTSLISREDYEDDRSDTGTDIDSLITKKLLELYALHQIDQLAKCTSDSSFSRKTNEISELIYSIAQDYNLEEQEAECKLVHGVIRISTRKGKSKNKGHQSTGQRPNGRSDGTLPDSGNETMSSDLPEVKVSEQTPSDELARKMRHYSGRTYSSSATTAYSAYHRDTETDSSGAPLLSL is encoded by the exons ATGCCTGGCCACAGCACAGGGGCCCCCCAGGGGTCCCGCCACCACACCAGCCACAACCCCAGCTCCAGGACGGACAAATACCGTCAATCGCGGTCTGCGTCCAAGGAGAGCGCCGCCAGCCAAGACTCCTATAGGGACCCTCATGGAGATCATCTGCGTGAGCACCACGTTGACCCCTCCCGATACTCGGAGAACAAGTACAGCCGCAGCAGGGGCCACCCGAGAAATGGCACGGCACGGGGCTCGGAGACGATAGGATTTATCCCGGGGTCGGCGGACAACGCGCCCCCCAGCAGGCATGCCTGTGGCTCCTGTGCCTCCATGGGCTGGAGCGGCTGCAAGGCTGTGATCTGCTGCGTCCTGACCTGTGGGTTTTACGGCAGCCGGGAGCCGTGTCTGCCTGTCAACGAGAGCTCCACAGATCATCCCCCTAAACCAAGTGAGCCTCACCCTCCTAATGGCATTGCAGTTTCCAACCCCACCTGTGGAGTCCCTTTGGAACCCAGCAAGACCCCCAAAGCCTCCAAGTTGCCCATAAGTGAAAGCTTCCGCTACCACGACGTGCGCATCGCCGGTCAGACTGTAAAGTATCCAGTCGCCGCCCCTAAACGGACCCGTGCCCCGACTAAAGGGGAAAACCAGCGGCCAGTCAGCAACACCAGCTTGATATCGCGTGAGGATTACGAGGACGACAGGAGCGATACGGGCACGGACATTGACTCCCTTATCACCaagaagctgctggagctgtaCGCGCTGCATCAGATCGACCAGCTGGCCAAGTGCACCTCTGACTCGTCCTTCTCCCGCAAAACCAACGAGATCAGCGAGCTGATCTACAGCATCGCTCAGGACTACAACCTGGAGGAGCAAGAGGCCGAGTGCAAGCTGGTGCACGGCGTCATCCGCATCAGCACGCGCAAGGGcaagagcaaaaacaagggCCACCAGTCAACAGGCCAGCGCCCGAACGGCAGGAGCGACGGGACTCTTCCTGACAGTGGCAACGAGACCATGAGCAGCGACT TGCCGGAGGTGAAAGTGTCGGAGCAGACGCCCTCGGATGAGCTGGCAAGGAAAATGAGGCACTACAGCGGGAGAA CGTATTCCTCCAGCGCCACCACAGCCTATTCGGCCTACCATCGCGACACTGAGACGGACTCCTCGGGtgctcccctgctctctctttGA
- the LOC115396761 gene encoding transmembrane protein 222-like, translated as MAEEDDIDIMMNYHGDFVKSDRKLSRYPYCIVWTPIPLLSWVLPFIGHMGICTSSGVIRDFAGSYFVSEDNMGFGRPTKYWKLDVDKVCGNGAATWDKAVHDASEEYKCRPHNLCFDNCHSHVAMALNLMRYDNSTSWNMVNLCGLSLVHGKHVSWAAFLKTWLPFLMLCGVLATFVLTLNLQ; from the exons ATGGCGGAGGAAGACGACATCGACATAATGATGAACTACCACGGCGATTTCGTCAAAAGCGACAGGAAACTCAGTCGTTACCCTTACTGCATCGTGTGGACGCCCATCCCTCTCTTATC GTGGGTGCTTCCCTTCATCGGTCACATGGGGATCTGCACCTCTTCAGGCGTCATCCGGGATTTCGCAGGTTCCTACTTTGTCTCG GAGGACAACATGGGGTTTGGTAGACCTACAAA ATATTGGAAGCTTGATGTGGACAAAGTCTGCGGCAACGGTGCAGCAACATGGGATAAAGCGGTGCACGATGCATCCGAGGAATACAAATGCAGGCCG CACAATTTGTGCTTTGACAACTGCCATTCCCATGTGGCCATGGCCCTCAACCTCATGCGCTACGACAACAGCACTTCGTGGAACATGGTGAACCTGTGTGGGCTGTCTCTCGTTCACGGGAAACACGTGAG CTGGGCCGCGTTCCTCAAGACCTGGCTGCCCTTCCTCATGCTCTGCGGAGTCCTTGCCACGTTCGTCCTGACATTGAACCTACAGTAA
- the LOC115396748 gene encoding trophoblast glycoprotein-like, giving the protein MSIFALRVFWGILLCAPCRCSECPLGCECFAVSHTVKCVSKDLHSVPQNLPGYVRTVIITGNDIHQIGPDSFAQLENVTNVILSNNSITEMASHTFSSLANLRFLDLSGNRLALIHPEALYIPGSPLQELNLSRSLFNFTALTDLTTALRWGGLGGLLRLDLSGNHLALLPPGMFSHIPSLQQLLLTNNSLEAVYGGTFSGMDHLKVLDLTRNGFRTFRADALQELERLGNARIRLGDNPYSCSCEIHSFVEWLNRTRAQADTDDVKCASPGELANVRLRGLSVEAVGCVAPVLAEVADLTLQTSYVFLGLVLGFVGMVFLFVLYLNRKGMKKWITDMRDACQDVLEGYHYRYEIDSDPRLGRVAAGGGGAQRDVRLSLSQELPNDTCIVQAPTDTRVKQVTLSPPVNS; this is encoded by the exons ATGAGTATTTTTGCACTCCGCGTGTTTTGGGGGATTCTGCTCTGTGCACCATGCCGGTGCTCGGAGTGTCCTCTGGGCTGTGAGTGTTTCGCCGTTTCCCACACAGTGAAGTGTGTTTCTAAGGATCTGCACTCGGTGCCACAAAACCTGCCAGGATACGTCCGGACTGTCATCATCACCGGGAATGATATACACCAGATCGGACCCGACTCGTTTGCGCAGCTGGAGAATGTCACAAATGTTATTTTGAGCAATAACAG CATTACAGAGATGGCGTCCCATACCTTCTCTTCCCTCGCCAACCTGCGGTTCCTGGACCTGAGCGGGAACCGGCTGGCCCTCATCCACCCGGAGGCTCTGTACATCCCCGGCAGTCCTCTGCAGGAGCTCAACCTCAGCCGCTCGCTCTTCAACTTCACCGCCCTGACCGACCTCACCACGGCCCTGCGCTGGGGCGGCCTCGGCGGTCTCCTCCGCCTCGACCTCTCCGGGAACCACCTGGCCCTGCTGCCCCCGGGGATGTTCTCGCACATCCccagcctgcagcagcttctcctgacCAACAACTCCCTGGAGGCGGTCTACGGCGGCACCTTCTCCGGCATGGATCACCTCAAGGTGCTGGACTTGACGCGCAACGGCTTCAGGACGTTCAGGGCCGACgctctgcaggagctggagaggctggGGAACGCCAGAATCCGTCTGGGCGACAACCCCTACTCCTGCTCCTGCGAAATCCACAGCTTTGTAGAGTGGCTGAATAGAACGAGAGCCCAGGCGGATACGGACGACGTGAAGTGTGCCTCGCCGGGCGAGTTGGCCAACGTCCGGCTGCGGGGGCTCAGCGTTGAGGCCGTGGGGTGCGTCGCCCCGGTCCTCGCAGAGGTCGCTGACCTCACCCTGCAGACGTCCTACGTCTTCTTGGGGCTGGTGCTGGGCTTTGTGGGCATGGTCTTTCTCTTCGTGCTTTACCTGAATCGCAAAGGCATGAAGAAGTGGATCACTGACATGAGGGACGCGTGTCAGGACGTCCTGGAGGGGTATCACTACCGGTACGAGATCGACTCGGACCCTCGGCTGGGGCGCgtggcggccggcggcggcggggcgcaGAGGGACGTCAGGTTGTCTCTATCTCAGGAGCTGCCGAACGACACCTGCATCGTTCAGGCTCCCACAGACACACGAGTCAAACAGGTGACGTTATCGCCGCCTGTAAACTCATGA